A part of Aspergillus flavus chromosome 5, complete sequence genomic DNA contains:
- a CDS encoding nitrogen assimilation transcription factor nirA: protein MDNARRDLRLADLVSQLDLNRPEPVELAQSTDVRPSSTDREAQDRYPADDISNDVDTQFSIDTEGRQHYFGATSRFHPIPGHDHRHDTKAEINEPETQEMENYHRRWLCSNARFQGPWERMAHANMSHYTHVDPNICSSLLDVYWSWQAPLHNCIYRRCFYRDMALGGPYFSRFLLNVVFAHACRHMPEDDPRFSQFERGETFLREAMLLLIDEMQQSKPQIPTIQGLLILGGRQCAVGKSSEGWLYTGMAIRMVTDLGLHIKRSQASLLKEFEPDDLEVRKRLYLSVYAWDKSISLCLGRPPSLKDTPYLPSTLFDLSDEGELWQPPHLLETDQLYPETKCHSTLTFVHFCNLAQIINESYKTVYIHPSRNINPDDIFRLEEKLVSFHKNLPSSLRFEEGANVQFCVPPHILCLNILCHTVLILLYRPFFIWCWDAELQRHPLALRAQIVCTEQAAGVNDLFRAYGQLFNFQYQSYLVSYCVYTAATIDVRLARHEDKAIAEMATGRLAITLRMLETEVKQTPGIRRSIEIIRSQIGAPLASNLQRQARRSSEVPDRGPSNRGKATGIPLQSVIDTLPQMVSPPPTMSNTSIYGSSTECVATGPSQLPLLEMSGIVVNPNLSLESGWPDWYMNDFGGGFVPDVA, encoded by the exons ATGGACAATGCCAGGCGAGACCTTCGCCTGGCAGATTTAGTATCTCAGCTTGACCTGAACAGGCCAGAGCCTGTCGAGCTAGCTCAGAGTACAGATGTTAGACCTTCATCTACTGATCGCGAAGCCCAGGACCGTTATCCGGCAGATGATATCTCTAACGATGTCGACACCCAGTTCAGTATAGACACGGAAGGAAGA CAGCATTACTTTGGAGCGACCTCCCGGTTTCATCCTATACCAGGGCATGACCATCGGCACGATACCAAGGCGGAAATCAATGAGCCAGAGAcgcaagaaatggaaaaCTACCACCGTAGATGGCTTTGCTCGAATGCTCGTTTCCAGGGCCCGTGGGAAAGAATGGCACATGCAAATATGAGTCATTATACCCATGTTGACCCAAACATTTGCTCCAGTCTTCTGGATGTATATTGGTCATGGCAGGCACCACTACATAACTGCATATATCGACGTT GCTTTTACCGGGACATGGCTCTAGGTGGCCCTTATTTTTCGCGATTTCTACTGAACGTCGTCTTTGCTCATGCATGTCGCCACATGCCCGAAGATGATCCCCGTTTCTCTCAATTTGAGCGTGGGGAGACATTCCTGCGAGAGGCGATGTTGCTTTTGATTGACGAAATGCAGCAAAGCAAGCCTCAGATACCCACCATTCAAGGCCTTTTGATTCTGGGAGGCCGCCAGTGTGCGGTTGGAAAGAGCAGCGAAGGATGGCTATACACCGGGATG GCAATCCGAATGGTGACTGACCTTGGATTACACATAAAAAGAAGCCAGGCTTCACTGTTGAAGGAATTCGAACCTGATGATTTAGAAGTCCGAAAGCGATTGTATCTGTCAGTCTATGCATGGGATAA ATCTATTAGTTTGTGCCTAGGGCGACCTCCATCCCTAAAGGATACACCGTATCTTCCCTCTACCCTAT TTGATCTATCAGATGAGGGTGAGCTGTGGCAACCACCCCATTTACTGGAGACCGACCAATTGTATCCAGAGACTAAGTGCCACAGTACATTGACGTTCGTGCATTTTTGCAATCTGGCCCAA ATCATCAACGAGAGCTACAAAACCGTATATATTCATCCTTCTCGGAATATAAACCCGGATGATATATTCAGATTGGAGGAAAAACTAGTATCTTTCCACAAAAACCTGCCATCCTCGCTCAGATTCGAAGAAGGAGCGAATGTTCAGTTCTGCGTCCCACCCCACATCCTCTGCCTAAA TATTCTCTGCCATACTGTTTTGATCCTACTGTATCGACCTTTCTTTATTTGGTGTTGGGATGCAGAATTACAGAGGCACCCTCTAGCACTCAGGGCCCAGATTGTTTGCACGGAGCAAGCAGCTGGTGTCAACGACCTCTTCAGGGCATATGGACAGCTCTTCAACTTTCAGTACCAAAGTTACCTGGTGTCATATTGCGTCTACACTGCTGCAACGATTGATGTGAGGCTCGCACGACATGAAGACAAAGCGATCGCAGAGATGGCCACAGGCCGACTAGCGATCACACTTCGAATGTTGGAAACAGAAGTCAAGCAAACACCGGGTATTCGGCGAAGCATAGAGATCATTCGGTCTCAGATTGGTGCGCCGTTGGCGTCAAACCTGCAACGCCAGGCCAGGAGGTCGTCGGAAGTGCCCGATAGGGGCCCCTCAAATCGGGGAAAAGCGACTGGGATACCTCTCCAGTCCGTGATCGATACACTTCCTCAAATGGTGTCACCTCCACCAACCATGTCAAACACAAGCATATACGGTTCATCAACCGAATGCGTAGCCACAGGGCCATCTCAGCTACCCCTATTGGAAATGTCGGGAATCGTCGTGAATCCCAATCTATCCCTTGAGTCAGGCTGGCCTGATTGGTATATGAATGattttggtggtggatttgtGCCCGACGTGGCTTGA